In one window of Drosophila mauritiana strain mau12 chromosome X, ASM438214v1, whole genome shotgun sequence DNA:
- the LOC117146942 gene encoding negative elongation factor B, whose product MIMSTPAKNNNGTGLEDVNIPGQAYLREALTSCTDPLKAIESFQLENGVLLPSLRPMLPLLDLHGVRRLDFHTSLMEELRDKLIAHINEMGQKESRERDKKLKELLVKSFPVVRVKSLRPVVMAILRNTQHIDDKYLKILVRDRELYADTDTEVKRQIWRDNQSLFGDEVSPLLSQYIREKEHILFDHTNLNNLFFHPTPKVRRQGEVVQKLANMIGTSVKLYDMVLQFLRTLFLRTRNVHYCTLRAELLMALHDLEVQEIISIDPCHKFTWCLDACIREKNVDIKRSRELQGFLDNIKRGQEQVLGDLSMTLCDPYAINFLATSAIKILHHLINNEGMPRDNQILILLLRMLALGLSAWVMIDSQDFKEPKLDCQVVTKFLPALMSLMVDDQCRSLHAKLPPDERESALTTIEHSGPAPDAVEAYIQESSVASILAMYYTLHTARLKDRVGVLRVLAILSACKDDRAYEDPFLHSLIALLIPMSEEFATEDFCTTLFDEFIFAGLTRENVTSRHMLKLLWYVHNKLPAGRLATLMKAMQPTTAHNEHIHKLYEILQERIGTGAAETPIIEAPPMEFDSPLKSVPTPGPHYNVQ is encoded by the exons ATGATAATGAGCACACCggcgaaaaataataatggaaCTGGACTGGAGGACGTGAATATTCCGGGACAGGCCTATCTGCGCGAGGCCCTGACCTCCTGCACCGATCCCTTGAAGGCCATCGAGAGTTTTCAG CTTGAGAATGGTGTATTGCTGCCTTCACTGCGCCCCATGTTGCCTTTACTCGATTTGCACGGCGTGCGTCGGCTGGACTTCCATACCTCGCTTATGGAGGAGCTGCGCGACAAGCTGATAGCTCACATCAACGAGATGGGCCAAAAGGAGTCACGGGAGCGGGACAAGAAACTCAAGGAGCTGCTCGTTAAGAGCTTCCCCGTCGTTCGGGTGAAGTCGCTGCGTCCCGTGGTCATGGCCATATTGAGGAATACCCAGCACATCGATGACAAGTACCTCAAAATCCTTGTGAGGGATCGCGAACTGTATGCGGACACGGATACGGAAGTTAAGCGGCAGATATGGCGTGATAATCAATCGTTGTTTGGTGACGAGGTGTCGCCTCTGCTCTCACAATATATTCGCGAGAAGGAGCACATCCTGTTCGATCACACCAACCTGAACAATTTGTTCTTCCACCCAACGCCCAAGGTGCGAAGGCAGGGAGAAGTGGTCCAAAAGTTGGCCAACATGATTGGCACTAGTGTCAAGCTGTACGATATGGTGCTGCAGTTCCTGCGCACTCTATTCCTGCGCACCCGCAATGTCCACTATTGCACGCTCCGTGCAGAGCTATTGATGGCCTTACACGATCTCGAGGTGCAGGAGATCATCTCGATAGATCCCTGTCACAAGTTCACCTGGTGCCTGGACGCCTGCATAAGGGAGAAGAATGTGGACATTAAACGTTCACGGGAGCTCCAGGGATTTCTTGACAACATCAAACGCGGCCAGGAGCAGGTTCTGGGCGATCTGTCCATGACTTTGTGCGATCCGTATGCCATCAACTTCCTGGCTACGTCGGCCATCAAGATATTGCATCACTTGATCAACAACGAGGGCATGCCGCGTGACAATCAGATACTCATCCTGCTGCTGAGAATGTTGGCCTTGGGCTTGAGTGCCTGGGTAATGATCGATTCGCAAGACTTTAAGGAGCCCAAACTAGACTGCCAGGTGGTCACCAAGTTTTTGCCCGCCCTCATGTCGTTAATGGTTGACGACCAGTGCCGCAGTTTGCACGCCAAACTACCGCCGGACGAGCGTGAATCGGCTCTGACCACCATAGAGCATTCGGGACCGGCACCGGATGCCGTGGAGGCGTACATTCAAGAGAGTTCCGTGGCCAGCATATTGGCCATGTACTATACGCTGCACACGGCGCGCCTGAAGGATCGCGTGGGCGTGTTGCGCGTCCTGGCCATTCTGTCCGCCTGCAAGGATGACCGCGCGTATGAGGATCCCTTCCTGCACTCTTTG ATTGCCCTGCTCATCCCCATGAGCGAGGAGTTTGCCACGGAAGACTTCTGCACCACGCTCTTCGACGAGTTCATCTTTGCCGGACTGACGCGCGAGAATGTGACCTCTCGTCACATGTTGAAACTGTTGTGGTATGTGCACAATAAGCTGCCCGCCGGTCGTTTGGCCACATTGATGAAGGCCATGCAGCCGACGACGGCCCATAACGAGCACATCCACAAGTTGTACGAAATCCTGCAGGAGAGGATCGGCACCGGGGCGGCGGAGACGCCGATCATTGAGGCGCCGCCCATGGAGTTTGATTCGCCGCTGAAGAGTGTGCCAACGCCAGGACCGCACTATAATGTCCAATAG